The following nucleotide sequence is from Kineobactrum salinum.
ATGAGCAGCTTGCTATGAATACCGTCGACGTACCGGTCGGCGAGGGCACCCGGGTGTTCCTGAACTTCTCCGTCAGCCTGGAGGATGGCTCCGAGGTGGACAGCAACTTCGGCGGCGAGCCGGTGGACTTCGTGGTCGGTGACGGCAGCCTGCTGCCCGGTTTTGAGCGGCGGTTGTTCGGGATGTCGCCGGGCCAGCGGCAGATGTTCACGGTGCCGCCCGAGGACGCGTTTGGGCAGCCCAACAATAATAACGTCCAGGTGATTTCGCGGGAACATTTTGACGAGGAGGCCGAGCTTGAGATCGGGCTGCTGTTTTCCTTCGCCGATGCCGGCGGCGGCGAATTGCCGGGCCTGGTGGTCGGCTTCGACGAGGAGGAGGTAACGGTGGATTTCAATCACCCGCTGTCGGGGCGTACAATCCTGTTCGATGTGTTGGTACACCGGGTAGAACCGGCGGAGTTGCATTAGTCAGATGTCACAAGTGGAGATCCAGTTGGCCAACCCCGCGGCTTCTGTGCCGGGGTGGATCGCGCCATCGATATCGTCAACCGGGCGCTGGAACGCTTCGGCGCGCCGATCTATGTGCGTCACGAAGTGGTTCACAACCGCTTTGTGGTGGAGGATCTGCGCGTCCGTGGCGCCGTGTTCGTTGACGAGCTGGACGAGGTTCCCGACGACAGCATTGTTATTTTCAGTGCCCACGGCGTGTCCCAGGCGGTGCGTACAGAGGCGGACCGGCGCAGCCTCAAGGTCTTCGATGCCACCTGCCCGCTGGTCACCAAGGTGCATATCGAAGTGGCCCGTTACAGCCTGAACGGCAGCGAATGCATACTGATAGGTCACTGTGGCCATCCCGAAGTGGAGGGCACCATGGGCCAGTATGACCGTGGCGCCGGTGGCGAGATCTACCTGGTGGAGGACGAGAACCAGGTGGCCAGGCTGGAAGTGAAGAATCCCGACAATCTGTTTTACGTCACCCAGACGACGCTGTCGGTGGATGACACGGCCCGGGTCATCGACGCGCTGCGGGCCCGTTTTCCCAATATCCAGGGGCCGCGCAAGGACGATATCTGCTACGCCACCCAGAATCGCCAGGACGCGGTGAAACAGCTGGCCCAGCAGTGTGATCTGGTGCTGGTGGTGGGCTCCCCCAACAGCTCCAATTCCAATCGCCTGCGGGAACTAGCGCAGCGCATGGGCGCCGACGCACACCTGCTGGACAGCGCCGCGGACATCGACCCCGCCTGGCTGCGGGGCAAGACCCGGATCGGCATTACCGCCGGCGCCTCCGCGCCGGAAATCCTGGTGGCGGAGGTAGTACAGGGCCTGCAGGCGCTGGGCGCCGAGGCCCCCATTGAGCTGGTGGGCCGCCCCGAAAACATCACCTTCTCGCTGCCCCGCGAGCTGCGCATCCCGGCCCGCAACCTGTAGCGAGGCCGCTCCGCCGGGGGCACGACAGAAGGCTGCCCGCTGCTTCCTGCATAGGGTGCGTTGACGAAGGAAACGCACCAACCTCGGGACATGATGCGTTTCCTTCGTCAACGCATCCTATACGAAAGAGCTCCGCGATCCGGGCCTGTACGAGTTCCGCCCTCCGGTCTGTACGAGCTCCGCTCTCCGGCCTCTACGAGCTCCGTCAACTGATCCGGTACGTGCCCGCTGCTTCCTGCATAGGGTGCGTTGACGAAGGAAACGCACCAACCCCGGGACATGATGCGTTTCCTTTGTCAACGCATCCTATAAGAAAGAGTTCCGCAAACCGGGCCTGTAAGAGCTCCGTGATCCGGGCCTGTAAGAGCTCCGTGATCCGGGCCGGTACGAGTTCCGCCAACCGGACCTGTACGAGCTTCGTTAAGCTATTCCACAAAGGCGCGCCGTAGAGCCTGATTCCAGGAGGAATTTTCTTAAGTAAGTGCCATCGGCCCGAAGAGCTGATTTCTCATTCATCAGTAAGTGCCATCGGGCCGAAGTGCCGATTTCCCATTCATCTGAACCGGCCCACTTTCGTCAAATCGCACCCCTGACTGGAATCCTCCGTCCGCCGCCGCCTATGCTTGCAGACAGCAGGGAGGTGAACCATGGGCAGGAAGCCAATGCAGTACCGGGCCGGGGGGCTCACCCTGGTGGAGCTGATGATCGTGCTGGCTCTGCTGGGGGTGATGGCGATGGTCGCCATACCCGGCTTTCAGGGTCTGTTCCAGCGTACCCAGTTGCGCACCGAGGCGGGCCGGCTGCTGCTGGCGCTGAATCTGGCCCGCAGTGAAGCCATTGTCCGCAATACGCCGGTCAGTCTCTGCCCCTCATCGTTCAGCAGCGGTGGAGAACTGGTCTGCGAGGGCGACTACAGTGGCGGCTGGCTGGTGTTCAGCAATCGCAACCGGGACCGGAATGTCGATCCGGACGACGTGCTGGTGCGGGCCTTCGGGGCACTGCCAGCCAGGCTGAGCCTTACCAACCGGGCCGGGACGGCCAGCGTCGAAGACCTCATTACCTGGTTGCCCGACGGCAGCTCCCGCCGCAACCGCAGTTTGATGTTCTGCATCGCCGGACGGCCGGAGCTGCCTTCCTGGAGCGTGGTGTTGAATCTGGTTGGACGGCCGCGTCTGGCGCGGGACTGGGGCACATGTCCAGGGCCGGCGTGAACGGCCCCGGGGCTCGAGGCCAGGCGGGCGCCGGGCTGATCGAGGTGATGATCGCACTACTGGTGTTCGCGGTGGGCTTGCTGGGCACGGTGGCGCTGCAGCTGACGGCAAAGAAAAGCAGCTTCGAGGCCACCCAGCGCTCGATAGCCACCGGCCTGGCGCGGGACATTATCGAACGGATGCGCAGTAACCCCGGTCAGGTACCGGCCTACGTCATCGATGACGTAGGCGATACCGCGAACCCCGTCACGGCGAGCGCGACCTGCACCCAGGCGGCGGCTGTCCACTGCAGCCCGGGTCAACTGGCTGCCTGGGATTTGGCCGACTGGTACGGGCTTTTGATTGGCGCCACGGAAACCGTGACGGTGGACGGAGTGTTGGCCAACGCGGGCGGCCTGGTCGAGCCCCGCGCCTGTATCAGCAACGCGGGAGGCAATATTACGGTGGCCATTGCCTGGCGTGGTGTCAATGAGATGGTCGATGCCTCGGAGGCGCAGTGTGGCAGTGGCAAGGGAGTGTACGGCGATGACGACGCACTGCGGCGGGTGCTGGTGATGACGACCTATATAGGTGGGCCCGGGTGAGCACGATCTGCCCGTCTTTCCCCGGTGCCGCGCTCGCCGGCAGCCAGGGTTGCGGCACTGGCTGCGCCGGTCTGTCGCTGGTGGAACTGCTGGTATCGATCGTGTTGGGCCTGATGCTCAGCGCGGGAATTGTAGCCGTGTACCTGGACAGCAAATCGAATTATCTGGTGGAGGAGGAAATGGCGCGTATTCAGGAAAATGGACGCTTTGCGCTGAACCTGCTCAAGCGCGAACTGGCCCTGGCCGGCTTTTTCGGCGGCAATCCGGGTATTGCTGGTTTCAGCCCGGCCGCCAGCGCGCCTGATTGCGGTACCGCCGCCGATTGGCCATTGCAGCCGTCGACGCCGCTGGACATTCTCGACGACTACGCCGGTGGTGCGATACAGATGAGCAGTGGGGTGAGGTTGGACTGTGTGACAGCCGGCGACCTGCAGGTGGCGGTGGACAGCGATGTGCTCGCCGTCAAGCGCAGCGCCGGCGAGGCCACGTTGCGCGATGGCGTCTACCGGGCCGGTGTCACCGCTGCGCGCAACAACCAGTGGTACCTGCGCTTTGCGGATAACGGCGCCGAGGTGAGCTGGTGGCGGCAGGGCACTGCGCCGGCCTCCATTCCCGCGGTTGAAGTCAACGCTGGGGGTGGCACCGGTATCGACTACTGGGCAGCCTACGCCAACATCTTCTATGTCAGAAGCTACTCCGTGGATGCAGGCGACAATATACCCAGCCTCTGCGCCGAACGCCTCTCGGGCAGCGGCATGCTCACCCGCTGCCTGATCGAAGGGGTGGAGAGCCTGCAGGTGGAGTTCGGTATCGACAGCAGCGGCGATGGCGTGCCCAACCAGTACAGGACCACTCCCACCGCGGCGGAGCTTTCCCGCGTCGTCACGGCGCGGATATACCTGCTGGTGCGCGGCCTGACCCCGGTAACCGGCTACACCAACAGCAAGCATTACCAGTTGGGGCAGACCGCGATCGCGGCCCGCCATGACGGCTATCTGCGCCGCGTGTTCAGTACCACCGTGCAAACGCACAATGCGCTGTTGCCGGTGATATGAACACGCTGGGGACCGGGGGCTACAGGGGCAGCTGCATGAACGGCCGGGGAGCAGGCGGCAAGCCGCAGCGGGGCGCGGTGTTGCTGCTGGCAATGGTATTCCTGCTGTTGCTGGCCATTATTTCCAGCTCCGTGGTCCGCACCAGTGTGCTGGAGTTCCGCATGGCCGGTAATGATCAGTTCCGTGAGGAGGCCTTGCAGAAGGCGCAGGCAATAGCCGCTGCGCTGGCTGAAGACCCGGCCAATTTCCGGCTCACGGGCGGGGTGGGCTACACCCGGTGCCGGGCCGGTGGCGGCTGCGAATCGGAAACGCTGGCGGTGGCCGCGGCAACAGAAGCAGTACCTGCCGGAGTGGATGTCTCCTACCGGATCCGCCGTCAGGCTCCCCTGGTGGTGAAATCCCTGCCGTTTCGACAGGCCGAGAGCAATGCCTCCAGCAGCCAGGTATTTGATGCAGCAATCTTTGAAGTGGGTGTGACAGTGGATGGCAGCGCGGTGCGTCTGGGCAGTGCCGAAGTGCTGCAGGGCATCGCGGTGAGGATAGCCTCGGCCGCGCGATAGGAGTTCGGAATGAAAGTCACGTTACTAATCGCAGCCCTCGCTCTGCTGGTATCACTCAATCCCGTCGGCAGCCGGGCGGACGATATTGAAATATACCTGGATGGAAGTCCGGCCGGGGAGGCCTATGTCCATCTGATGCTCGACTATCGGCCCAGCGTATTCAGCGCGATGTGCCGTTACGGTTCCAGTTGCGCACCACCGTTCATGAGCCCACAGAGCTATGCCAATCTGGGCAGGCGCAGCGAGAACGAGCAGATCAGCCGCTTCGAGGTATTGGTCGCGGTAATGACTACGTTGTTCGACAATCCGCTGTTTGCAGACATTCATGTGGCGCTGCTCACGTCCAATTTCGTCAGCACCAGCAATCCGAAGCAGCACGGCGGATCTCTCCTGAAAAGCTACAGCCTGCTCAAGACCCACCGCGGTGAACTGATCGCGGCGTTGCAATCCATACCGCAGCCCGCGGGCGCCCAGTCCGCACACAAGCTGCAGCCCAGGCATGCCTATTACGAGTGGTACCGCTATCTGAACGGTGGCGCGGTGATCGACGGCACTGCCACCGCGCAGAATTTCGACGGCGATCCGCAGGCGCCGCGGCACGATCCGGCTATCTTCACAACCCCGTCCCGGACCACCTACCAGTCGCCGTTTACCGATACGGCATCCTGCGCCAGGCTGTTTTCAATCATGCTCGCGATGAATTCCGCCAGTGAATCCAATGATCTCGACAGCCTGATCGAGGCCGACATGGCCACCGGCGCCGCAGCGACATTCGAGCAGATGCTGAAGTACATGCATCGGCCGTCCTCGGATCTGGTGGACGGTGTCGAGGGTATCCAGCCGCTGCAAAAGAGCTGGGTGATTTCGGATCCGGATAGCGTCGCCACCAGCCGCAGCTGGGCTGAGGCCGGTGGCAGCGGCCTGCCGCTGAACATCGATGATCCCGCCCGGCTGGAGGCGGAGTTGAGCAATGCCTTCATGGAAGTCACAAGTGTCAGCAGCACCTTTGTCGCCGGCTCGGTGCCGGTGAATGTCTTCGGCCAGGCCGGAGCCGGGGACAACCTGTTCGTGGCCCTGTTCGAGGCCCGGCCCACGCTGCGCTGGCCCGGCAATATCAAGAAGCTGAAACTGGTGGGTGACCCGGAGACCCCGGATACGGACGTCGACCGTATTGTCGATGTCAATGGTGCTGCCGGCTTTGAAACCACCGGTGACGACAAGGGCCGTATCGCGTTTGACGCACTGACCTTCTGGACCGATGCCGCGGCACTGCCTCCCGGGGACGGTAGCTTGTTCCCCGACCATGCGGATGGGCGCGAAGTGACCCGCGGTGGCGCGGGCCAGAAAATCACCGGGTTCATCCCCGGCGGGGCAGGTATAATCGGCAACCTCAACAGCGAGGGCGGTGCACGCCAGCTGTTCGTCGAACCGGCGTCGGTGGTCAACGGCGCCAGCAATGCATTCGACCCCTTTGATGCCGACCCGGCCACCGCCTCTGCGCTGTTGCCGGAGCTGGGTGCCGCCACGGTGGCGGAGGCGGTGGAGCTGATCCGCTGGGGTCGCGGCCAGGATGTGGACGACGAAGACGGTGATGGCTCCACCTCTGCACCACGGCCCTGGATTCTGGGCGCCGCCATGCATTCGCGGCCGTTGGCGCTGAACTACGGTGCCCAGGGCAGTTACACGGCAGAGAACCCCAATATCCGGTTGCTGTTTGGCTCCGGGCTAGGCAGTTTCCATATTCTGCAGAACACCGATGCGGGGGGTAGGGAAACCGGCTCCGAGCTGTTTGCCTTCTATCCACGCGAGCTGCTGGGCAACCTGGGCCCGCTGCGCGAAAATACCGAAACTGCGCTGAAGATGCGCTACGGCATCGACGGCGCACCGGTGGCCCTGACCCGGGATCTGAACGGCGACGGCACGTTGCAGAGCAGTGACGGCGATGAAGCCTGGGTCTATTTCGGCCTGCGCCGGGGTGGCTACAGCTATTATGCACTGGATGTCAGCAATCCCGATGTTCAGCCGACGCTGCGATGGAAAATCAGTCAGACATCGGGAGGGGATTTCGACGAACTGGGCCTCACATTCTCGACACCGGTCGTGGGCAGGGTCAGCCATGATGGCGATCCGGTCGATGTCCTGATCTTTGCCGGTGGCTATAACGGTGGTTGGGATGACAACTACAGCAGCCGCGTTGGCAAGGATGCCGGCGATGCGGACGACGCTGTCGGCAACGCGATCTACATAATCAATGCTCGGACCGGCGCGCTGATCTGGAAGGCGGTGCGGGGGGAGACCGGCAGCGTCTCCAATACCGTATACCAGCATGCTGAACTGGTCGACAGCATTCCGTCCGCAGTCACCGTGTTGCGTGACACCGGCGGCGTGATCCACCGTCTCTATGTCGGCGACACTGGCGGCACCGTGTGGCGGGTGGACTTGCCGCCCGGTAGCGGCGTTAGCCACCGCCAGGACAACTGGTTTGTCACCCGCCTGGCCGTACTGGGCGAAGATGGCAGGACCACCGACCGGCGTTTTTTCCACCCGCCCGATGTGGTCGAAACCAGGGACAGTTTCGGCGCCTATGACGGCATTGTGATATCCAGCGGCAACCGGGCAGATCCGAACGAGACCGCGGTGGAAAACCATCACTTTTACATCAAGGACCGGTTGGTATCCAGCGGCGCGGCGGCCGTGAAAGCCCGGGACGATAACCCGCTGACGTTGACGGACCTGGCGGACCAGTCCGATTGCGACACCGCTGGCGACAGCTGCGCGCTGCCGCCGGCCCTCGCCAATGGCTGGCGCATCCGGCTGCAGCGCGCGGGTGAAAAGGGATTGGCAACCGCGCTGACCGATGGCGGGCGGGTGTTCATGACCAGCTTCGTGCCCGCCTCCGCTGGTGGCCGTTGCGCGCCGGCTGAGGGCGCCGGCAAACTGTATGCCGTGGATCTCGCAACCGGGTCCGGGCAGGTGGTCTACGACCTGGGTCCCGGCATTCCGCCGGGCGTGACCGCGGTCGCCAATGTGCTGCTGCCGCCCTCGCGCCCGGAATCGGACCCCGACAGCCCAGCTGATCCCGCGGAGGTCGGCTGCGAAGGAGAGTTTTGTCAAAGTAGGACCGGGCGCCTGGTGCCGATATACTGGGTCGAACCGGGGATCGATCCACTGTGAGGGCGCAGGGCGGAATAAGCCCTGCAGCACTGCGGCAGCAGCGGGGCTTTACGATGATCGAATTGATGATTGTGGTCGTGATCGCCGCGCTATTGATGCTGGCCGCTTTCCCGGCCTACCAGGAGCAGCTGCACAAGACCCGGCGCACCGTAGCGAAGGGAGAGCTGCAGAGCCTGCTGGCACGACAGGAACAATTCTTCGTCAATAATCGCCAGTACAGCACCGACCTGAGCGACCTGGGTTTCGGTGGTGCCACCAGCTACCGGATTGACGACGACGGGCAGGAGGTGGATAGCGGGGGCATTTACCTGATCTCCCTGACCGAGGCCGCGGCCGATGCCTTCACCATTACCGCCGCGCCCCGGGGTGCGCAGGCCACAGACACACGCTGTGGCCTGTTGAGTCTGACCTCCGCCGGAATAAAGGCCAGCACGGGCACTGCCACACTGAGGGACTGCTGGTAGCGTTGGCCGATCAATCCTCCAGTTGCAGCTTCTTCAGGCGGTAGCGCAGGCTGCGAAAACTGATGCCCAGCAATCTGGCGGTGGCGGTCTTGTTCCAGCGGGATTGCTCCAGCGCCGCGCTGATGATCTGCCGTTCCACGTCCTCCAGATACACTTCCAGCTGGCCAAACGCAGCTTCCACCTCGACCGTGCCCGGTGACCTGGCGGGCTGATCCTCCGGCGCCGGGCTTGCGGGCAACTGCAGGTCGGCCACTGTGATCTGCTGTTGATCCGCCAGCGCACAGGCCCGTTCCAGGATATTCTCCAGCTCGCGTACATTGCCGGGGAAGTGGTAGCCGCGCAGTGCTTCCAGGGCCGCGGGGGCCAGCGTCGGCGGCGTTCCACCGTCCGACCCGGCAATGCGCGCCAGCAGCGCCGAGACCAGCTCTGGCAGGTCCTCCAGCCGTTCGCGCAGACTGGGTACCTGGATGTCGATCACATTGATCCGGTAGTACAGGTCGTTGCGGAAGTCCCCGGCGCGGACTTCGGCGGCGAGATTCTTGTGGGTGGCGCTGAGCAGCCGCACGTCGGTTGTCAGTTCTTCGCTGGCACCCACCGGCCGCACGGTTTTTTCCTGGATTGCGCGCAGCAGTTTGACCTGCATGGACAGGGGCAGGTCCGCCACTTCGTCCAGAAACAGCGTGCCGCCCTCAGCAGCCTGGAACAGGCCCTGCTTGTCGCGATTGGCGCCGGTAAAACTGCCCTTCAGGTGACCAAAGAACTCGCT
It contains:
- a CDS encoding FKBP-type peptidyl-prolyl cis-trans isomerase — translated: MNTVDVPVGEGTRVFLNFSVSLEDGSEVDSNFGGEPVDFVVGDGSLLPGFERRLFGMSPGQRQMFTVPPEDAFGQPNNNNVQVISREHFDEEAELEIGLLFSFADAGGGELPGLVVGFDEEEVTVDFNHPLSGRTILFDVLVHRVEPAELH
- the ispH gene encoding 4-hydroxy-3-methylbut-2-enyl diphosphate reductase, whose protein sequence is MDRAIDIVNRALERFGAPIYVRHEVVHNRFVVEDLRVRGAVFVDELDEVPDDSIVIFSAHGVSQAVRTEADRRSLKVFDATCPLVTKVHIEVARYSLNGSECILIGHCGHPEVEGTMGQYDRGAGGEIYLVEDENQVARLEVKNPDNLFYVTQTTLSVDDTARVIDALRARFPNIQGPRKDDICYATQNRQDAVKQLAQQCDLVLVVGSPNSSNSNRLRELAQRMGADAHLLDSAADIDPAWLRGKTRIGITAGASAPEILVAEVVQGLQALGAEAPIELVGRPENITFSLPRELRIPARNL
- a CDS encoding GspH/FimT family pseudopilin; amino-acid sequence: MGRKPMQYRAGGLTLVELMIVLALLGVMAMVAIPGFQGLFQRTQLRTEAGRLLLALNLARSEAIVRNTPVSLCPSSFSSGGELVCEGDYSGGWLVFSNRNRDRNVDPDDVLVRAFGALPARLSLTNRAGTASVEDLITWLPDGSSRRNRSLMFCIAGRPELPSWSVVLNLVGRPRLARDWGTCPGPA
- the pilV gene encoding type IV pilus modification protein PilV, which translates into the protein MSRAGVNGPGARGQAGAGLIEVMIALLVFAVGLLGTVALQLTAKKSSFEATQRSIATGLARDIIERMRSNPGQVPAYVIDDVGDTANPVTASATCTQAAAVHCSPGQLAAWDLADWYGLLIGATETVTVDGVLANAGGLVEPRACISNAGGNITVAIAWRGVNEMVDASEAQCGSGKGVYGDDDALRRVLVMTTYIGGPG
- a CDS encoding PilW family protein, translated to MSTICPSFPGAALAGSQGCGTGCAGLSLVELLVSIVLGLMLSAGIVAVYLDSKSNYLVEEEMARIQENGRFALNLLKRELALAGFFGGNPGIAGFSPAASAPDCGTAADWPLQPSTPLDILDDYAGGAIQMSSGVRLDCVTAGDLQVAVDSDVLAVKRSAGEATLRDGVYRAGVTAARNNQWYLRFADNGAEVSWWRQGTAPASIPAVEVNAGGGTGIDYWAAYANIFYVRSYSVDAGDNIPSLCAERLSGSGMLTRCLIEGVESLQVEFGIDSSGDGVPNQYRTTPTAAELSRVVTARIYLLVRGLTPVTGYTNSKHYQLGQTAIAARHDGYLRRVFSTTVQTHNALLPVI
- a CDS encoding PilX N-terminal domain-containing pilus assembly protein is translated as MNGRGAGGKPQRGAVLLLAMVFLLLLAIISSSVVRTSVLEFRMAGNDQFREEALQKAQAIAAALAEDPANFRLTGGVGYTRCRAGGGCESETLAVAAATEAVPAGVDVSYRIRRQAPLVVKSLPFRQAESNASSSQVFDAAIFEVGVTVDGSAVRLGSAEVLQGIAVRIASAAR
- a CDS encoding pilus assembly protein, with translation MKVTLLIAALALLVSLNPVGSRADDIEIYLDGSPAGEAYVHLMLDYRPSVFSAMCRYGSSCAPPFMSPQSYANLGRRSENEQISRFEVLVAVMTTLFDNPLFADIHVALLTSNFVSTSNPKQHGGSLLKSYSLLKTHRGELIAALQSIPQPAGAQSAHKLQPRHAYYEWYRYLNGGAVIDGTATAQNFDGDPQAPRHDPAIFTTPSRTTYQSPFTDTASCARLFSIMLAMNSASESNDLDSLIEADMATGAAATFEQMLKYMHRPSSDLVDGVEGIQPLQKSWVISDPDSVATSRSWAEAGGSGLPLNIDDPARLEAELSNAFMEVTSVSSTFVAGSVPVNVFGQAGAGDNLFVALFEARPTLRWPGNIKKLKLVGDPETPDTDVDRIVDVNGAAGFETTGDDKGRIAFDALTFWTDAAALPPGDGSLFPDHADGREVTRGGAGQKITGFIPGGAGIIGNLNSEGGARQLFVEPASVVNGASNAFDPFDADPATASALLPELGAATVAEAVELIRWGRGQDVDDEDGDGSTSAPRPWILGAAMHSRPLALNYGAQGSYTAENPNIRLLFGSGLGSFHILQNTDAGGRETGSELFAFYPRELLGNLGPLRENTETALKMRYGIDGAPVALTRDLNGDGTLQSSDGDEAWVYFGLRRGGYSYYALDVSNPDVQPTLRWKISQTSGGDFDELGLTFSTPVVGRVSHDGDPVDVLIFAGGYNGGWDDNYSSRVGKDAGDADDAVGNAIYIINARTGALIWKAVRGETGSVSNTVYQHAELVDSIPSAVTVLRDTGGVIHRLYVGDTGGTVWRVDLPPGSGVSHRQDNWFVTRLAVLGEDGRTTDRRFFHPPDVVETRDSFGAYDGIVISSGNRADPNETAVENHHFYIKDRLVSSGAAAVKARDDNPLTLTDLADQSDCDTAGDSCALPPALANGWRIRLQRAGEKGLATALTDGGRVFMTSFVPASAGGRCAPAEGAGKLYAVDLATGSGQVVYDLGPGIPPGVTAVANVLLPPSRPESDPDSPADPAEVGCEGEFCQSRTGRLVPIYWVEPGIDPL
- a CDS encoding type IV pilin protein, with product MRAQGGISPAALRQQRGFTMIELMIVVVIAALLMLAAFPAYQEQLHKTRRTVAKGELQSLLARQEQFFVNNRQYSTDLSDLGFGGATSYRIDDDGQEVDSGGIYLISLTEAAADAFTITAAPRGAQATDTRCGLLSLTSAGIKASTGTATLRDCW
- a CDS encoding sigma-54-dependent transcriptional regulator, with product MTAQTVLIVDDEPDIRELLAITLSRMGLESLSAATLQQAREQMAAVQPDLCLTDMRLPDGNGINLVEYINREYPHIPVAMITAHGSVETAISALKAGAFDFISKPIELDRLRSLVNAALRLNRTPEAGPGHGKLQLIGHAPRIVALREQIEKLARSQAPVHIRGESGVGKEVVARLIHGSGPRADKPFIAVNCGAIPRELMESEFFGHLKGSFTGANRDKQGLFQAAEGGTLFLDEVADLPLSMQVKLLRAIQEKTVRPVGASEELTTDVRLLSATHKNLAAEVRAGDFRNDLYYRINVIDIQVPSLRERLEDLPELVSALLARIAGSDGGTPPTLAPAALEALRGYHFPGNVRELENILERACALADQQQITVADLQLPASPAPEDQPARSPGTVEVEAAFGQLEVYLEDVERQIISAALEQSRWNKTATARLLGISFRSLRYRLKKLQLED